One part of the Leptolyngbya sp. FACHB-261 genome encodes these proteins:
- a CDS encoding DUF6737 family protein, whose protein sequence is MSEPQFDPQSKLESEVANPWSHKPWWCQPWSIALTGCALIAGAWSLFGTRWPWVLLSAGASTPVLVWMGFFLLVWPRLMRSSNGLNDEL, encoded by the coding sequence ATGTCTGAGCCCCAGTTTGATCCCCAGTCTAAACTTGAGTCTGAGGTTGCCAATCCCTGGTCCCACAAACCCTGGTGGTGCCAGCCTTGGTCAATTGCGCTCACGGGCTGTGCCCTGATTGCTGGGGCCTGGTCTCTATTCGGTACGCGCTGGCCCTGGGTGTTGCTATCCGCAGGGGCGTCCACTCCCGTTTTAGTGTGGATGGGATTCTTCCTGTTAGTCTGGCCGCGCTTAATGCGGTCTAGCAATGGCTTGAACGATGAACTGTAG
- a CDS encoding alpha/beta fold hydrolase — protein MAVVEERSIQVGALEWFYREAKPNNPLDRPPVLLLHGLPSLSYGWRHILPALAEQGFRAIAPDWIGFGLSAKPDRRDFAYTPDSFITALGGLLEALEIEQFSLVLQGFLGSVGLQYALRHPEQIERLAICNAPLSSSTKLPWRIQQLALPLAGEMLTQDPLLVDRTLEGGGKYQVAATDLDVYRRPFLKSSAAGRSLLATVRNLQLPKATAEIETGFAQWQHPTLLIWGLADPWLPLSMAEQSASLLQNAELAKLEEVGHYPQEDWHEKVSEVLLPFLRRQSI, from the coding sequence ATGGCAGTAGTAGAGGAGCGCTCGATTCAGGTCGGTGCGCTGGAGTGGTTTTATCGAGAAGCCAAGCCGAATAACCCCTTAGACCGACCCCCAGTTTTGCTACTGCACGGCCTGCCCTCGCTGAGCTACGGCTGGCGGCACATCTTGCCTGCCTTAGCAGAGCAAGGCTTTCGAGCGATTGCACCAGACTGGATTGGTTTTGGTCTTTCAGCCAAACCGGACCGACGAGACTTTGCCTACACCCCCGATAGCTTCATCACTGCCCTAGGCGGGTTACTCGAAGCTCTAGAGATCGAACAGTTTTCGCTGGTCCTTCAGGGATTTCTCGGCTCCGTGGGCTTGCAGTATGCCTTGCGTCATCCTGAGCAGATTGAGCGTTTAGCCATTTGCAACGCACCTCTAAGCAGCAGCACCAAACTGCCCTGGCGAATTCAACAGTTGGCTTTGCCTCTGGCCGGAGAGATGCTGACCCAAGATCCGCTGTTGGTGGACCGGACCCTAGAGGGGGGTGGCAAGTACCAGGTCGCCGCGACAGATCTAGATGTTTATCGTCGCCCCTTTCTCAAAAGTTCAGCAGCGGGTCGCTCGTTGCTGGCAACCGTACGCAATCTACAACTGCCAAAAGCAACTGCCGAAATTGAAACTGGCTTTGCGCAATGGCAGCATCCCACACTGCTGATCTGGGGCTTGGCAGACCCCTGGTTGCCGCTCAGTATGGCGGAGCAATCTGCCAGCCTGCTCCAAAATGCTGAATTGGCCAAACTAGAAGAAGTCGGGCACTATCCTCAAGAAGACTGGCATGAAAAAGTCTCTGAGGTGCTACTGCCGTTCTTGCGGCGACAATCGATCTAG
- a CDS encoding DUF3445 domain-containing protein — translation MQNNSASPTQPIYLPFADCPSTNGQWQSRMSLLPLDLSSWIEIDEHFAAELELKNQLLQQRHSEVFASLADSEFGQREALDLLLQHLLQTFPQHYSCKGPIIENHLAGQTWQREAFAAAPLDLAGRLVQEDLCLMQPSPQGYVLAAASVCFPSRWLLREKLGRPMSQIHQPVPAYPEQLERPVDRFFNYFKIDKPVWRLNWSVTDSPELFLLPRQNQSPVDSQANSQINATNAGENLWIRVERQTLRRLPQTGNILFTIRTYVQPLKRLEAKPKAAQNLAAIIQQLPINMQRYKGITPIREALLGYLAQIKTSN, via the coding sequence ATGCAAAACAATAGCGCAAGCCCAACTCAACCCATTTATTTGCCATTTGCCGACTGCCCATCTACCAATGGGCAGTGGCAAAGCCGCATGAGTCTTCTGCCACTCGACCTATCATCTTGGATTGAGATTGATGAGCATTTTGCGGCAGAATTAGAGCTAAAGAACCAGCTCTTGCAGCAGCGTCATTCAGAAGTTTTTGCGAGTTTAGCAGACAGTGAGTTCGGCCAGAGAGAAGCTCTAGACCTGCTGTTGCAGCATCTGCTTCAAACCTTTCCTCAACACTACAGTTGCAAGGGACCAATCATCGAGAACCATCTGGCAGGCCAAACCTGGCAACGCGAAGCGTTTGCAGCTGCGCCTCTGGATTTAGCTGGACGTTTAGTGCAAGAGGATCTCTGCTTGATGCAACCTAGTCCGCAGGGTTACGTTCTAGCGGCGGCATCAGTTTGCTTTCCCTCGCGTTGGTTGCTGCGTGAAAAGTTGGGCCGACCCATGAGTCAAATCCATCAGCCAGTTCCAGCCTATCCAGAGCAATTGGAGCGACCTGTTGATCGTTTTTTTAATTATTTCAAAATCGACAAACCAGTTTGGCGTTTGAATTGGAGCGTCACTGATTCTCCCGAGCTTTTTCTATTGCCCCGTCAGAATCAGTCGCCTGTGGACTCCCAGGCCAATTCGCAGATTAATGCTACGAACGCAGGAGAAAATCTTTGGATCCGAGTGGAACGTCAAACCCTGCGACGTCTGCCCCAGACTGGCAACATTCTGTTTACGATTCGCACTTATGTCCAGCCCCTTAAGCGGCTAGAAGCAAAGCCCAAAGCAGCCCAAAATCTCGCAGCCATTATTCAGCAATTGCCAATCAATATGCAGCGTTACAAAGGCATCACACCGATTCGTGAGGCATTGCTGGGTTATTTAGCCCAAATTAAAACTAGCAATTGA
- a CDS encoding methyltransferase domain-containing protein: MSVEEATFWEPYYQQGTLRWDLGQAAPPLVELLQAAKPKPGRAAVLGCGRGYDALLFADQGFEVVGFDFAPSAIAAATALAQAAGSSAQFLQRDIFELIPEFENQFDYVVEHTCFCAIAPEKRPDYVRLVRTLLRPQGELLGLFFTHQRPGGPPFGVTSEEIQQYFRADFEILSLTPNLNSIPARQGEEHIGQFRLKPLESI; this comes from the coding sequence TTGTCTGTCGAGGAAGCAACTTTTTGGGAGCCGTACTATCAGCAAGGCACGCTCCGCTGGGATTTAGGTCAAGCTGCACCGCCGTTAGTGGAGCTATTACAGGCTGCCAAACCTAAACCCGGTCGAGCTGCGGTGCTCGGTTGTGGGCGGGGCTACGATGCTCTGCTGTTCGCAGACCAAGGCTTTGAGGTTGTTGGTTTTGACTTTGCCCCCTCTGCCATTGCTGCGGCCACAGCCTTAGCGCAGGCAGCTGGAAGTTCTGCTCAGTTTTTGCAGCGCGATATTTTTGAGCTGATCCCCGAGTTTGAAAATCAGTTTGACTATGTTGTCGAACACACTTGCTTCTGCGCTATTGCCCCCGAAAAACGACCCGACTATGTTCGCTTAGTGCGCACTCTGCTGCGGCCTCAAGGTGAACTGCTGGGTTTGTTTTTTACACACCAACGACCAGGTGGTCCTCCCTTTGGCGTGACGTCTGAAGAGATTCAGCAATACTTCCGGGCCGATTTTGAAATTTTGAGTCTTACTCCTAACCTGAACTCTATACCGGCACGCCAAGGTGAGGAACATATAGGCCAGTTCCGGCTCAAGCCGCTGGAATCAATTTAA
- a CDS encoding GlsB/YeaQ/YmgE family stress response membrane protein, producing the protein MSILSWIIVGLLAGAIAKAIYPGPQGGGIIGTIILGIIGALVGGFVGSNLFGVALTGFSLNTLLIAVLGAIIVIFLWSLVTRSAA; encoded by the coding sequence ATGAGTATTCTGTCTTGGATCATCGTTGGTCTTCTAGCAGGCGCAATTGCCAAGGCAATTTATCCTGGCCCTCAGGGTGGTGGGATTATAGGCACAATCATTTTGGGCATTATTGGTGCCTTGGTTGGCGGATTCGTTGGCAGCAACTTGTTCGGAGTCGCTCTCACCGGCTTCTCACTAAATACCCTACTGATTGCAGTACTTGGCGCAATAATTGTAATCTTCCTATGGAGCTTGGTTACTCGGAGTGCTGCCTAA
- a CDS encoding proton extrusion protein PcxA yields the protein MRIFARVEKYLRFANQWLLGTPERSLERAYHAALVIKKIEDEHFDGNKIPVHADSGDSVTAYFQAELRKNLRTVKLGLTEFKASNSIVEATGQSTTQIGETQISTGADQQILEVRAEPNTVLQRLRFVDKVLARYAAKPAVVPKNSSLVKAEPIPIEKVERKPIPSTASSTASADTNTKINSGKTSFLPRSIFRTANRFRRELDPRSEEEVVRDFRLSRARTTVALRLLALLLIVPLLTQQLSKNFLVGPIINHFADTERLEVPHNLDLEEETLDELEHFERRLRFQFLINETPELSSEEMEARVRGKAVEIAEEYNAVRTQGLTNIFSDLLAAGAFATVLVTSRRGIVALKSFMDDVVYGLSDSAKAFLIILFTDIFVGFHSTHGWEVLLESTLHHFGLPENRDFIYLFIATFPVILDAIFKYWIFRYLNQISPSAVATYRNMNE from the coding sequence ATGAGAATCTTCGCAAGAGTTGAGAAGTATCTTCGCTTTGCCAATCAGTGGCTGCTGGGAACTCCTGAACGGTCCTTGGAGCGAGCCTACCATGCAGCTCTGGTAATTAAAAAAATTGAAGATGAACACTTTGATGGCAATAAAATTCCTGTCCACGCTGATTCTGGCGACAGTGTGACTGCCTATTTTCAGGCGGAACTGCGCAAGAATTTAAGGACTGTCAAGTTAGGACTGACGGAGTTTAAAGCCAGTAATTCCATTGTTGAAGCGACAGGACAAAGCACGACTCAGATTGGTGAAACTCAAATTTCGACCGGAGCTGACCAACAAATACTGGAGGTCAGAGCCGAGCCCAACACCGTTTTACAGAGACTAAGGTTTGTCGATAAAGTTCTGGCTCGTTATGCTGCCAAGCCAGCGGTAGTGCCTAAGAATTCGAGTTTGGTCAAGGCGGAGCCGATACCCATCGAAAAGGTTGAGAGAAAACCAATTCCCTCAACAGCTTCCTCAACAGCCAGTGCTGATACGAACACGAAGATTAACTCTGGTAAAACTAGTTTTCTGCCCCGATCAATTTTTAGGACTGCTAATCGTTTCCGTCGGGAGCTTGATCCCCGTTCTGAAGAGGAAGTGGTTAGAGACTTTCGGCTCTCCCGGGCTAGGACCACTGTTGCCCTCCGGCTGCTGGCACTGCTCTTGATTGTGCCGTTGCTGACCCAGCAACTCTCTAAGAATTTTCTGGTTGGGCCCATCATCAACCACTTTGCTGATACAGAAAGGCTAGAGGTTCCGCACAATCTTGATTTGGAAGAGGAGACTTTAGATGAACTAGAGCACTTTGAAAGGAGACTGAGGTTTCAATTCCTCATTAACGAGACTCCTGAACTGTCTTCTGAAGAAATGGAAGCACGAGTGAGGGGAAAAGCCGTTGAGATTGCAGAAGAATATAACGCAGTCAGAACACAAGGGCTCACAAATATCTTTTCGGATTTGCTAGCAGCTGGAGCTTTTGCCACGGTGCTAGTCACGAGTAGACGAGGGATTGTAGCCCTCAAATCTTTCATGGATGATGTGGTCTATGGCTTGAGTGACAGTGCTAAAGCCTTTCTAATTATTTTGTTTACAGATATCTTTGTTGGCTTTCACTCCACCCACGGCTGGGAAGTCTTACTAGAATCAACTTTGCACCATTTCGGTTTGCCGGAGAACCGAGATTTTATTTATCTATTTATCGCTACTTTTCCCGTGATTCTAGATGCCATTTTCAAATACTGGATTTTTCGTTACCTCAACCAGATTTCGCCTTCGGCAGTGGCAACCTACAGGAATATGAACGAGTAG
- a CDS encoding malic enzyme-like NAD(P)-binding protein: MVQLTPNSSFSLTIRCQVPNRAGMMASITRAIAELGGSLGQIDLIEQTRKISVRDITVDAASTDHADAIIEAIKQLPEIRFLDVYDRTFNLHRGGKISIHSKQPLNSRDDLAMAYTPGVGRICTAIANKPELVHTLTIKSNTVAIVTDGSAVLGLGNIGPEAALPVMEGKAMLFKEFAGIDAFPICLATQDTDAIVETVKNLEPVFGGVNLEDISAPRCFEVEERLRRELDIPVFHDDQHGTAIVTLAALINSLNLVDKKMAKSRIVVNGAGAAGVAIARLLRKAGADEILLCDSRGIISANRTDLTDQKREFSASESGNLADAMRGADVFLGVSVANVVKPEMVHSMAKQPIVFAMANPVPEIQPELIEEDVAVIATGRSDYANQINNVLAFPGVFRGALDSRSPEITTTMNLEAAQAIASLVSATELAPDYIIPSVFDKRVVQAVAAAVQRAARAEGLARA, encoded by the coding sequence ATGGTACAGCTTACGCCCAATTCCAGTTTTAGCCTCACGATCCGCTGTCAGGTGCCGAACCGTGCTGGCATGATGGCTTCTATTACCCGTGCAATTGCTGAACTGGGCGGTAGTCTCGGCCAGATTGACCTGATCGAGCAGACGCGCAAGATCTCTGTACGAGATATCACAGTGGATGCAGCGAGTACAGATCATGCTGACGCGATCATTGAGGCCATCAAACAACTGCCCGAGATCCGCTTTCTAGACGTTTACGACCGCACCTTCAATCTGCACCGAGGCGGCAAGATCTCGATCCACAGTAAGCAGCCCCTCAACTCGCGCGACGATTTGGCGATGGCCTACACCCCCGGTGTCGGTCGCATCTGTACCGCTATCGCCAACAAGCCAGAGCTGGTGCATACCCTGACGATCAAGAGCAACACGGTTGCGATTGTCACCGATGGCAGTGCTGTGTTGGGGCTGGGTAATATTGGACCCGAAGCTGCCCTGCCGGTGATGGAGGGCAAGGCCATGCTGTTCAAAGAATTTGCTGGCATTGATGCCTTTCCAATCTGTCTGGCTACTCAGGACACTGATGCCATCGTTGAGACAGTCAAGAACCTAGAGCCCGTCTTCGGTGGGGTCAACCTGGAGGATATCAGTGCTCCCCGTTGCTTTGAAGTAGAGGAGCGTCTGCGTCGAGAGCTAGACATTCCAGTCTTCCACGACGACCAGCATGGCACCGCCATCGTCACCCTGGCCGCTCTGATCAACTCCCTGAATCTTGTTGACAAAAAAATGGCGAAGAGCCGCATTGTCGTCAATGGTGCAGGGGCAGCAGGCGTAGCCATTGCTCGTCTGCTGCGTAAAGCGGGCGCAGATGAGATTCTATTGTGTGACTCGCGCGGCATCATCTCCGCCAATCGTACTGACCTCACCGACCAGAAGCGGGAGTTTTCGGCCTCGGAGTCAGGGAACCTGGCTGATGCTATGCGAGGTGCAGATGTGTTCTTGGGCGTCAGCGTCGCTAACGTTGTTAAGCCAGAAATGGTGCACTCAATGGCAAAGCAACCCATCGTCTTCGCCATGGCAAACCCCGTGCCCGAGATTCAGCCCGAGCTGATCGAGGAAGATGTCGCAGTGATCGCGACTGGACGCAGCGATTACGCCAACCAAATTAACAATGTGTTGGCTTTTCCGGGCGTATTCCGGGGCGCTCTAGACAGCCGTAGCCCAGAGATCACCACAACCATGAACCTAGAAGCAGCTCAGGCCATTGCTTCCCTAGTCTCGGCAACCGAGCTAGCCCCCGACTACATCATTCCCTCAGTATTTGACAAGCGAGTTGTGCAAGCTGTGGCTGCTGCCGTGCAACGCGCCGCCCGCGCTGAGGGTTTGGCCCGCGCTTAA
- a CDS encoding type 1 glutamine amidotransferase, with the protein MNILVIQHVASDPPALLGECLVARGAQLKIVIPTQGDPVPLSSEGFAGLIVMGGPMNAEEDANYPHLKQTVELIQQFDQHNQPVLGICLGAQLIARAFGQRVYRHDLFELGFTPVVATTAASTDPLLQGLAPEQCLMQWHFDTFDLPHAATLLMTSATCQNQVYRIGKHIYGFQFHFEVTAELVQNWVQAEQAFLAQNYPDFLGQVIDQLQIHTEASQHFCYKIAQAWADLLEAQLAQSRL; encoded by the coding sequence ATGAACATTTTAGTGATTCAACATGTTGCCTCTGATCCACCGGCCCTGCTAGGAGAGTGTTTAGTAGCCCGAGGTGCTCAGCTCAAAATCGTGATTCCAACTCAAGGTGATCCAGTTCCCCTGAGCAGTGAGGGCTTTGCAGGTCTCATTGTTATGGGCGGTCCCATGAATGCTGAGGAAGATGCCAACTATCCTCACCTCAAACAGACAGTAGAGCTGATTCAGCAATTTGATCAGCACAACCAGCCTGTCCTGGGCATTTGCTTGGGTGCTCAATTAATTGCTAGAGCCTTTGGCCAACGAGTCTACCGCCATGATCTTTTTGAACTAGGTTTTACGCCTGTGGTTGCCACCACAGCCGCCAGTACAGATCCATTGCTGCAAGGATTAGCTCCTGAGCAATGCTTAATGCAGTGGCATTTTGACACCTTTGATTTGCCCCATGCCGCTACGCTACTCATGACCAGTGCCACCTGCCAAAACCAGGTTTACCGCATCGGCAAGCACATTTATGGGTTTCAGTTTCACTTTGAAGTGACTGCTGAGTTAGTACAAAACTGGGTTCAAGCTGAGCAGGCGTTCCTCGCGCAGAACTATCCTGACTTTCTGGGCCAAGTGATTGATCAGCTCCAGATACACACTGAAGCGTCCCAGCACTTCTGTTACAAAATTGCCCAAGCCTGGGCCGATCTGCTTGAAGCTCAGCTTGCCCAATCAAGATTGTGA
- the clpS gene encoding ATP-dependent Clp protease adapter ClpS has product MPTATPARTAPEKATGQQVVRKTYPNYKVIVLNDDFNTFQHVQSCLVKYIPCMTPDQAWQLTNQVHFEGLATVWVGPQEQAELYHEQLKRAGLTMAPVEPA; this is encoded by the coding sequence ATGCCAACCGCCACTCCCGCCCGGACTGCACCCGAGAAAGCAACCGGGCAGCAGGTTGTTCGCAAGACTTATCCCAATTACAAAGTCATCGTTCTCAACGACGACTTCAATACCTTTCAGCATGTCCAGTCTTGCCTGGTGAAATACATTCCCTGCATGACACCAGACCAAGCCTGGCAGTTGACCAACCAAGTTCACTTTGAAGGACTGGCAACCGTTTGGGTCGGCCCCCAGGAGCAGGCCGAACTCTACCATGAGCAACTCAAGCGAGCAGGGCTAACCATGGCCCCTGTGGAGCCAGCTTAA
- a CDS encoding universal stress protein, which yields MVPYAAGVHDDLGLELALRLLMEHDDCTLTVLRVREPGEQEPELSYEFQTVLAQLPEALRSRVSTPVTEASDPLATVVKASTEADLTIVGASREWGLERQTLGRHADELAVECKSSLLIARKYSGVTSHMASVMVGIRHPNFHPLIRLKNLPTQNSDKSLWITSALNL from the coding sequence TTGGTTCCCTACGCCGCTGGTGTGCATGACGATTTGGGCCTAGAGCTTGCCTTACGCCTACTTATGGAACATGACGACTGTACATTGACAGTCCTGCGAGTGAGGGAACCTGGGGAGCAGGAACCTGAGCTGAGCTACGAATTCCAAACCGTTCTCGCCCAGTTACCCGAGGCTTTGCGGTCTCGGGTTTCGACTCCAGTCACAGAAGCAAGCGATCCCTTGGCCACTGTGGTCAAGGCCTCAACTGAGGCTGATCTGACAATTGTTGGTGCTAGCCGAGAGTGGGGACTAGAGCGTCAAACGCTGGGTCGCCACGCCGATGAATTGGCTGTGGAATGCAAATCGTCCCTGTTGATTGCCCGCAAGTACAGCGGCGTCACTTCCCACATGGCCTCTGTGATGGTCGGCATTCGTCATCCAAACTTTCACCCCCTGATCAGGCTCAAGAATCTCCCCACACAGAACTCTGACAAATCGCTATGGATCACTTCAGCCCTAAATCTCTAG
- a CDS encoding ATP-dependent DNA helicase has product MARQRERERTYTPPDSVPDLEELVREAFAELAAILPDYEPRTAQLDLALRIAQSLEQDRPLVAEAGTGTGKSLAALIPAGLWALRERSLARNQKSFRVFVGTGTLALLAQYLNKDVPVVRAAVEPVAQRHGLVSDLRVVLVKGRQNYLSKRRLQAVQNEFATFFESEKLAALSRLDEWQQASVRGDRDEWTFAMPEDMWANVRSDREDCFRRLCPHHDSCFYYQARHEAEQADILIATHHLLVVDRLVAGGSVIPSYHRLIVDEMHHLPTIARDQLARKLGPHRTRRLQQALLKDTTLGQNAELLKLLKSFEDSIESFYKILGLAELKAPQLLRQFPSEVEPLLSITESLRDKVLSLGGGHLRDLKVQLDKALEAADDGAAADAQSQVAAFETLFDRVSSALITTAEHLRLHRNRTDFCHYLDPTGYLVSAPLDTGELLRRGIWQDFPPIGMSATLAVPGEQPFGFFLAQVGLPPETASELYASPFDYTKQARLYIPTRLPLPNQPDYTQASLESIQRLYERIGGRMLCLFTAYAAMQEAQAWLSGRLPVEIRAQGQMSIALLTDWLRHTEQGILLGTGSFWEGVSISGLSAVVINRIPFESPGDPVWTALCERAGDQWFSELALPSAILRLRQGSGRLIRSGSDKGVVAILDPRLLSKAYGRKILESLAYLPLVTQGIPVPQR; this is encoded by the coding sequence ATGGCCCGCCAGCGTGAACGCGAACGAACCTATACCCCACCGGACTCAGTTCCCGATTTAGAGGAACTGGTGCGTGAGGCGTTTGCCGAGTTGGCGGCTATTCTGCCGGACTACGAGCCCCGAACTGCCCAGCTCGACCTGGCTTTGCGCATTGCCCAGAGCTTAGAGCAAGACCGACCTTTGGTGGCGGAGGCCGGTACGGGCACGGGCAAAAGTCTGGCGGCTCTGATCCCGGCCGGATTGTGGGCCTTGCGCGAACGTTCCCTGGCTCGGAATCAAAAGAGCTTCCGGGTGTTTGTGGGCACCGGCACCCTGGCCCTGCTGGCTCAGTACCTAAACAAAGATGTGCCCGTCGTCCGTGCCGCAGTGGAACCCGTGGCGCAGCGGCATGGCCTGGTCAGCGATCTGCGGGTGGTCTTGGTCAAGGGACGGCAGAACTATCTTTCGAAGCGACGCTTGCAGGCTGTGCAGAACGAGTTTGCCACTTTCTTCGAATCGGAGAAATTGGCAGCTCTAAGCCGTCTCGACGAGTGGCAGCAAGCCTCGGTTCGAGGAGATCGCGATGAGTGGACTTTCGCAATGCCCGAGGACATGTGGGCCAATGTCCGTTCCGACCGTGAAGACTGCTTTCGCCGCCTCTGTCCCCACCACGACAGCTGTTTCTACTACCAGGCTCGTCATGAAGCGGAGCAGGCAGACATTCTCATTGCTACTCATCATCTGTTGGTGGTCGATCGCTTAGTAGCGGGCGGCTCCGTGATCCCGAGCTACCACCGGCTGATCGTGGATGAAATGCATCACTTGCCTACCATTGCTCGCGATCAACTTGCCCGAAAGTTGGGGCCTCATCGAACCCGCCGCCTGCAGCAAGCTCTGCTCAAAGACACGACGCTGGGTCAGAATGCTGAGCTGCTCAAACTACTCAAGAGTTTTGAAGACAGCATTGAATCCTTCTACAAAATCCTGGGATTGGCAGAGCTTAAAGCGCCACAACTGCTGCGGCAGTTCCCCTCAGAAGTTGAACCTTTATTGAGCATTACCGAGAGCTTGCGCGATAAGGTGCTGTCGTTGGGTGGTGGTCATCTGCGCGACCTCAAGGTTCAACTCGACAAAGCCCTGGAAGCTGCGGACGATGGCGCAGCGGCTGACGCTCAGTCCCAAGTTGCCGCGTTTGAGACACTGTTCGATCGGGTCAGCAGTGCTCTGATTACCACTGCCGAGCACCTAAGGCTGCATCGCAATCGCACCGATTTTTGCCATTATCTGGATCCCACTGGCTATCTCGTGAGTGCGCCGCTGGATACCGGGGAACTGTTGCGTCGAGGCATCTGGCAGGATTTTCCACCAATTGGGATGAGCGCCACTTTAGCCGTGCCTGGAGAGCAGCCCTTTGGCTTTTTTCTGGCGCAGGTGGGGCTACCGCCAGAAACGGCCAGCGAGCTTTATGCCAGTCCTTTCGACTACACCAAGCAAGCTCGTCTATACATCCCCACTCGCTTGCCCCTACCCAACCAACCTGACTACACCCAGGCCAGCTTAGAGTCGATCCAGAGACTCTATGAACGCATTGGGGGCCGGATGTTATGTCTGTTCACGGCCTATGCTGCGATGCAGGAGGCTCAGGCTTGGCTGTCGGGGCGGCTGCCAGTGGAGATCCGCGCCCAGGGCCAGATGAGTATTGCTTTGCTCACTGACTGGCTGCGGCATACCGAGCAGGGCATTCTGCTGGGTACAGGCTCTTTTTGGGAGGGTGTGAGTATTTCTGGTCTCTCGGCGGTGGTAATCAACCGCATTCCCTTCGAGTCTCCTGGCGATCCAGTTTGGACAGCGCTATGCGAGCGGGCCGGTGACCAATGGTTTAGCGAGTTGGCGCTGCCCAGTGCGATTTTGCGTCTACGTCAGGGCAGTGGGCGGCTGATCCGGTCGGGCAGTGACAAGGGTGTGGTGGCGATTCTGGATCCTCGTCTGTTGAGCAAAGCTTATGGACGCAAGATTCTGGAGTCTTTGGCGTATTTGCCCCTGGTTACTCAAGGGATTCCCGTGCCGCAGCGTTAG
- a CDS encoding cytochrome c biogenesis protein CcdA encodes MTRTKRLAPKPFSLKLAQQIGSKFLLPALLCGLTAWLLMLAGRVQNGAIPHAVEALVFALEDSYQPWLGQQTNQNPLVLIPLAFGGGLIASLSPCILSLLPVNLSYIGTREISSRWDAFLKAGAFVLGVVTVLSLFGLFSSLAGLVLVQFRGYIQIAVGLIVLLMGLSLAGLVRLPLPPTPTGASLAGPYGVGLTFALVSSPCTSPVLFSVLAAAAATGSPMQSTLAMVSYALGYTAVIFLASLFAGLLKQTRILLNYSEAILRFGSVALVLMGSYYLVTGIGWALALAS; translated from the coding sequence ATGACCCGCACTAAACGGCTCGCTCCGAAACCGTTCTCGCTCAAACTGGCCCAGCAGATCGGCTCGAAGTTTCTGCTGCCAGCGCTGCTCTGTGGGCTAACGGCCTGGCTGCTGATGCTGGCAGGGCGAGTTCAAAACGGAGCGATTCCCCACGCCGTTGAGGCTCTGGTCTTCGCCCTAGAAGACAGCTATCAACCCTGGCTAGGACAGCAGACAAACCAGAACCCGTTGGTCTTGATTCCTCTGGCCTTTGGCGGTGGTTTAATTGCTAGCCTTTCGCCCTGCATCTTGTCGCTGTTGCCAGTTAACCTTAGCTATATCGGTACTCGTGAGATCAGCTCCCGTTGGGACGCCTTCCTGAAAGCTGGCGCTTTTGTGCTGGGTGTGGTGACGGTGCTGAGCCTGTTCGGCCTGTTCTCGTCTCTGGCTGGTTTAGTCCTGGTACAGTTTCGAGGCTACATTCAAATCGCCGTGGGTCTGATCGTTCTGCTGATGGGCTTGAGCTTGGCTGGTCTGGTGCGCTTGCCCCTGCCACCAACCCCGACTGGCGCATCCCTAGCGGGACCTTATGGTGTGGGGCTAACCTTCGCACTGGTGAGTTCGCCTTGCACCAGTCCAGTGCTGTTTTCGGTTTTAGCGGCTGCTGCGGCCACTGGCTCTCCCATGCAAAGCACCCTAGCGATGGTGAGCTACGCGCTGGGTTACACCGCCGTGATTTTTCTAGCCAGTTTGTTTGCAGGCTTGCTCAAGCAGACGCGTATTTTGTTGAACTACTCTGAGGCCATTCTTCGCTTCGGTAGTGTGGCACTGGTGCTGATGGGCAGTTACTACTTGGTCACGGGTATTGGCTGGGCACTGGCCTTAGCGAGCTAG